A single Desulfatiglans sp. DNA region contains:
- a CDS encoding 2-dehydropantoate 2-reductase, producing the protein MEILIVGPGAMGNLFAARLSNAGYHVTLLDHNPERADRINRQGIFIEGVSGEYSVNVPVISDPAGIRPDIIIIFVKSGKTKEAALSVRDITGKNTMITTLQNGLGNREMIEAITGNRVIGGITSEGATSLGAGRVRHAGAGMTVLGPGRATDERLENLVSALNMAGFRADSANNIDDLIWGKLIINAGINALTAITGLKNGQLPMYEGTLNIMKDAVEEAVRVSEALNITLPYSDPMEKVLEVCRNTSGNIASMLQDVLNKRATEIDFINGAIHREGIKAGIPAPVNLFLTRLVKTIEASYSNRTF; encoded by the coding sequence ATGGAAATCCTCATTGTTGGGCCTGGCGCCATGGGGAACCTTTTTGCAGCGCGCCTGTCTAATGCCGGATACCATGTTACCCTGCTGGATCACAACCCCGAAAGGGCTGACAGGATAAACCGGCAGGGTATTTTTATTGAGGGTGTATCCGGGGAGTACAGCGTAAATGTCCCGGTTATATCCGATCCAGCCGGTATAAGGCCTGATATAATCATCATCTTTGTCAAATCCGGAAAGACAAAAGAGGCAGCCCTCTCGGTCAGGGATATTACAGGTAAAAACACAATGATCACCACCCTCCAGAACGGCCTTGGAAACAGGGAGATGATAGAGGCGATCACAGGAAACAGGGTGATTGGCGGCATAACATCTGAAGGTGCAACATCCCTCGGGGCAGGAAGGGTCAGGCATGCGGGTGCAGGCATGACGGTTCTGGGTCCTGGAAGGGCTACAGATGAGAGGCTTGAAAACCTTGTAAGCGCACTGAACATGGCCGGTTTCAGGGCAGACTCTGCCAATAATATTGATGACCTGATCTGGGGAAAACTTATTATCAATGCAGGTATAAATGCCCTCACAGCAATAACAGGGCTAAAGAATGGTCAGCTTCCCATGTATGAAGGCACCCTTAATATAATGAAGGATGCTGTAGAAGAAGCGGTCAGGGTTTCAGAGGCATTAAATATTACCCTCCCCTATTCAGATCCCATGGAAAAGGTTCTTGAGGTATGCAGAAATACATCAGGCAATATTGCCTCCATGCTCCAGGATGTGCTTAATAAAAGGGCTACTGAAATAGACTTTATAAATGGCGCAATCCACAGGGAGGGCATAAAGGCAGGAATACCTGCGCCTGTGAACCTCTTCCTGACACGCCTCGTAAAAACAATCGAGGCAAGCTACAGTAACAGGACATTTTAA
- a CDS encoding methyltetrahydrofolate cobalamin methyltransferase, with the protein MIIIGEKINGTRKRVKEAIASKDADFIKELALKQVRAGVDFLDVNAGTSPDKEPSDMIWLITTIQEVTDVTLCLDSANPEALKAGFTVVKKNPMLNSLSGEKIRVNGVLPLACEHQTELIVLTCDDDGIPTTVEKRLEILDSLIEMTRKGGLSDNKLHVDPLVGTISTSTESGNMAFDAMRQILKKYPDVHITGGLSNISYGLPARSIVNQAFAVLAIAAGMDSAIIDPENQELREILYAADVVLGKDRFCGRFTKAFRAGIIGKKK; encoded by the coding sequence ATGATTATTATCGGAGAAAAAATAAACGGCACCAGGAAGCGTGTAAAAGAGGCTATAGCCTCTAAAGATGCTGATTTTATAAAGGAACTTGCCTTGAAACAGGTAAGGGCAGGTGTGGATTTTCTTGATGTAAACGCAGGTACATCGCCTGATAAGGAGCCTTCTGACATGATATGGCTTATTACTACCATACAGGAGGTTACTGATGTCACCCTGTGTCTTGACTCTGCCAACCCTGAGGCACTTAAGGCCGGGTTTACTGTTGTAAAGAAGAATCCGATGTTAAATTCGCTAAGTGGTGAAAAGATCAGGGTAAACGGGGTTCTTCCGCTTGCCTGTGAACATCAGACCGAGCTTATAGTGCTTACATGCGATGATGACGGCATACCCACAACCGTTGAAAAAAGGCTTGAGATACTTGACAGTCTCATTGAGATGACAAGGAAGGGGGGGCTATCTGACAATAAGCTGCATGTTGATCCGCTTGTGGGCACCATATCAACCAGTACTGAAAGCGGAAACATGGCCTTTGATGCAATGCGCCAGATATTAAAGAAATACCCTGATGTACATATAACCGGGGGCTTAAGCAATATATCCTATGGTCTGCCTGCGCGATCGATCGTGAACCAGGCATTTGCAGTGCTCGCTATTGCAGCGGGTATGGACAGTGCGATTATTGACCCTGAAAACCAGGAGCTCAGGGAGATACTTTATGCTGCTGACGTGGTTTTAGGTAAAGACCGCTTTTGCGGTAGATTTACAAAGGCATTCAGGGCCGGTATAATCGGTAAAAAGAAATAA
- the panB gene encoding 3-methyl-2-oxobutanoate hydroxymethyltransferase produces the protein MTIEKMTLARLKQKKMNGEKITMLTAYDYSAATLVDQAGIDTILIGDSLGNVMLGYNSTVPVTMDEMLHHCRAVSRAVKNGFVIGDMPFMSYQVSIEKAVENAGRFMKEGNCDAVKLEGGSEMAPAVNAIVKAGIPVCGHLGLTPQTATMLGGYKVQGKDAASARKIIHSAKDLEEAGAFMIVFECIPDSLAARITEELNIPTIGIGAGPDCDGQVLVYHDILGMYEKFTPKFVKQYLNLAPMIKDAIKQYKTDVEKGVFPGPEHVFRMDQGEAEKL, from the coding sequence ATGACAATTGAAAAGATGACGCTCGCAAGGCTCAAACAAAAAAAAATGAATGGTGAAAAGATAACCATGTTGACGGCCTATGATTATTCGGCTGCGACCCTGGTAGACCAGGCAGGCATAGATACCATACTGATTGGTGACTCCCTCGGAAATGTCATGCTCGGTTACAACTCGACCGTACCTGTGACAATGGATGAGATGCTTCACCACTGCAGGGCGGTAAGCAGGGCAGTAAAAAATGGTTTTGTTATAGGCGATATGCCCTTTATGTCTTACCAGGTGAGCATTGAAAAGGCCGTGGAGAATGCCGGCAGGTTCATGAAGGAGGGCAACTGTGACGCGGTAAAACTTGAGGGCGGAAGCGAGATGGCGCCTGCAGTAAATGCCATTGTAAAGGCCGGTATACCTGTTTGCGGGCATCTGGGTCTTACTCCACAGACCGCTACCATGCTGGGCGGTTACAAGGTTCAGGGTAAGGATGCAGCAAGCGCACGCAAGATAATACACTCAGCCAAAGACCTTGAAGAGGCAGGGGCGTTTATGATCGTCTTTGAGTGCATACCCGATTCACTGGCAGCGCGCATAACAGAGGAATTAAACATCCCGACCATTGGCATCGGGGCAGGCCCTGATTGTGACGGCCAGGTACTGGTATACCATGACATATTAGGTATGTATGAAAAATTCACACCCAAATTTGTAAAACAGTACCTGAACCTTGCACCCATGATAAAGGATGCCATAAAGCAGTATAAGACAGATGTGGAAAAAGGGGTATTTCCGGGGCCGGAACATGTATTCAGGATGGATCAGGGGGAGGCGGAAAAGCTCTAG
- a CDS encoding methionine synthase: MSELSTLLADLKEQEALDAVKKMLGDNMDPMQILAEAREGMQVVGHRFGNGEYFIPDLIYSGEILKGIAQMVEPYIKDSGAEAKKIGKVIIATVAGDIHDIGKDLVVFMLDISGFEVYDLGIDVPVQTIVGKIKETGATVVGLSGFLTLAFDAMKETIDAIKAEGLRDNLKIMIGGGQIDDEVKKYTGADAYGKDAMAAVTLAKGWLC; the protein is encoded by the coding sequence ATGTCAGAGTTATCAACTTTATTAGCTGATCTGAAAGAACAGGAGGCCCTGGATGCGGTCAAAAAGATGCTGGGTGACAATATGGACCCCATGCAGATACTTGCAGAGGCCAGAGAGGGTATGCAGGTGGTGGGACATAGATTCGGAAACGGGGAATATTTTATACCTGACCTGATTTACTCCGGTGAGATATTAAAGGGTATTGCCCAGATGGTTGAGCCCTATATCAAGGATTCAGGCGCTGAGGCAAAAAAGATCGGAAAGGTTATTATTGCCACGGTTGCAGGCGATATCCATGACATAGGAAAAGACCTTGTTGTGTTCATGCTCGATATAAGCGGTTTTGAAGTATATGACCTGGGCATTGATGTGCCAGTCCAGACTATTGTAGGCAAGATAAAGGAGACGGGCGCAACGGTTGTAGGGCTGAGCGGCTTTCTTACACTTGCCTTTGATGCCATGAAAGAGACTATTGATGCCATCAAGGCTGAAGGCCTCAGAGATAATCTGAAGATCATGATCGGTGGTGGGCAGATAGATGATGAGGTAAAAAAATACACTGGCGCCGATGCATATGGCAAGGATGCCATGGCCGCAGTAACACTGGCAAAGGGATGGTTGTGCTAG